The Arcanobacterium pinnipediorum genome includes a region encoding these proteins:
- a CDS encoding LLM class flavin-dependent oxidoreductase — MTMQFGVFSVSDITTDPTNGKTPSEHERIKASVEIAQHVEDAGLDVYAIGEHHNPPFFSSSPTTILGYIAASTKKITLSTATTLITTNDPVKIAEDYAMLQHLADGRLDLMMGRGNTGPVYPWFGQDIRQGIPLAVENYGLLRQLWDNYEVNWEGKFRTPLRGFTSTPRPLDDVAPFVWHGSIRSPEIAELAAYYGDGFFHNNIFWPMSHTKRMIQLYRQRYAHYGHGTAEQAIVGLGGQFYMAKDSQTAKREFRPYFDNAPVYGHGPTMEEFTSQTPLTVGSPQEVIDRTLGFREHVGDYQRQLFLIDHAGLPLAKVHEQIDYLGEIVPVLRKEFDAMRKPGVPDAPTHAARVAARGPLSVDDDGRVLVDDVTGGSFYEQQENDEAAVKHADNLIKLNK; from the coding sequence ATGACTATGCAGTTCGGCGTTTTTTCCGTCTCTGATATTACAACTGATCCAACAAATGGCAAGACTCCATCTGAACATGAGCGTATCAAGGCATCCGTTGAGATTGCCCAGCACGTAGAAGATGCCGGACTTGACGTCTACGCCATCGGTGAGCATCACAATCCACCATTCTTCTCTTCCTCACCAACAACCATCTTGGGTTACATTGCTGCCTCGACGAAGAAGATCACACTCTCAACCGCAACCACGTTGATCACCACCAACGATCCAGTCAAGATCGCTGAAGATTACGCCATGTTGCAACACCTTGCCGATGGTCGCTTAGATCTTATGATGGGTCGTGGAAACACCGGCCCGGTCTACCCATGGTTTGGTCAAGACATTCGCCAGGGCATTCCACTCGCTGTAGAGAACTACGGCCTCCTTCGTCAGCTGTGGGATAACTACGAAGTTAACTGGGAAGGTAAGTTCCGCACACCATTACGCGGTTTCACCTCTACCCCACGCCCACTCGACGATGTAGCTCCATTCGTCTGGCATGGTTCGATCCGCTCGCCAGAAATTGCAGAGCTCGCCGCATACTACGGTGATGGCTTCTTCCATAACAACATCTTCTGGCCAATGAGCCACACCAAGCGCATGATTCAGCTTTACCGCCAGCGCTACGCCCACTACGGTCACGGCACCGCAGAACAGGCGATCGTTGGTTTGGGTGGCCAGTTCTACATGGCTAAGGATTCGCAAACTGCTAAGCGCGAATTCCGACCATACTTCGATAATGCACCAGTTTACGGTCACGGCCCAACGATGGAAGAGTTCACCTCTCAGACTCCGCTTACTGTTGGTTCCCCACAAGAAGTTATCGATCGCACCCTTGGTTTCCGTGAGCACGTTGGTGACTACCAGCGTCAGCTCTTCCTCATCGACCACGCTGGTTTGCCACTAGCGAAGGTCCATGAGCAAATTGATTACCTGGGTGAGATCGTGCCAGTCTTGCGTAAAGAGTTTGACGCGATGCGTAAACCTGGCGTTCCAGATGCGCCAACCCATGCTGCTCGCGTTGCAGCTCGCGGCCCACTATCTGTTGATGATGACGGTCGCGTGCTAGTTGACGATGTTACCGGCGGTTCGTTCTACGAACAGCAAGAAAACGATGAAGCAGCTGTTAAGCACGCAGATAACTTGATCAAGCTTAACAAGTAG
- a CDS encoding YceI family protein, which yields MTALKDLNGKFIIDAAHSRLGFVARHAMVTKVRGNFGEFEGFAEGDASAPQNGVVEVNIKADSINTGNEMRDNHLRSDDFFGSETYPSITFRSTDIKVVDDETVEITGDFTIRGTTKSITIPFEFGGAITDHEGKLRIGFEGATDISRKDFGITWNGALEAGGVMVSDKIKLELELALVKEA from the coding sequence ATGACCGCTCTCAAAGATCTCAACGGCAAGTTCATCATCGACGCAGCTCACTCCCGCCTCGGCTTCGTAGCACGCCACGCTATGGTTACCAAGGTTCGCGGTAACTTCGGCGAATTCGAAGGTTTTGCTGAAGGCGATGCTTCTGCACCACAAAATGGTGTTGTAGAAGTCAACATCAAGGCTGATTCCATCAACACCGGCAACGAGATGCGCGATAACCACCTTCGTTCCGATGATTTCTTCGGCTCAGAAACTTACCCAAGCATCACCTTCCGTTCTACCGACATCAAGGTAGTCGATGATGAAACAGTCGAAATCACCGGTGACTTCACCATCCGCGGAACCACCAAGTCCATCACCATTCCATTCGAATTCGGTGGCGCAATCACTGACCACGAAGGCAAGCTTCGCATTGGTTTCGAAGGCGCAACAGACATCTCCCGCAAGGACTTCGGCATCACCTGGAACGGCGCACTTGAAGCTGGCGGCGTCATGGTTTCTGACAAGATCAAGCTCGAGCTCGAACTCGCTTTGGTAAAGGAAGCCTGA
- a CDS encoding NAD(P)/FAD-dependent oxidoreductase — MAKIVVLGAGVSGHTAALHLKRLVGKKHTVHVVTPNSHWNWIPSNIWVGTGDMPKSKVVFPLAKIYQKQKIEFTQARATELHPDGAGEDSRPYVVVEHTSAQRRGESEKIYYDYVINATGPKLNFAATEGLGPEAGNTVSVCTANHADHAAKELAKVIDKMRAGQRQTLVIGTGHGTCTCEGAAFEYTFNVEHTVRQAGVRDMADIIYFTNEAELGDFGIGGMTFLENGYKTDAKILTESLYRERGVLPIVGAHPHKIDKDTIYYETLDGKHHELRYDFAMLLPPFGGAGIKAYDAHGEDKTDQLFMPNGFMKVDADYTKKPFEEWKASDWPSTYEVPGYNNIFAIGIAFAPPHQLSRPQTTPNGTLIAPSPPRTGMPSGAMGKAVAITIANRLKNPQAPAEHASMADMGAACVASAGTGLFKGSAAAMTQRPIVPNFDRYPTGRDLKHTKGEIGLHGHWVKLMLHYLFIYKAKAKFGWPLIPE, encoded by the coding sequence ATGGCGAAGATCGTTGTACTTGGCGCTGGCGTATCGGGGCACACTGCCGCGCTCCATCTCAAACGCCTTGTGGGAAAGAAACACACAGTTCATGTTGTCACACCCAACTCGCACTGGAATTGGATCCCGTCCAATATATGGGTTGGTACTGGCGATATGCCTAAATCCAAAGTTGTTTTCCCACTTGCCAAGATATATCAGAAACAGAAAATCGAATTCACCCAAGCTCGCGCAACTGAACTTCATCCCGATGGTGCAGGTGAAGATAGTCGCCCCTACGTCGTCGTCGAACATACCTCAGCGCAACGGCGCGGTGAGAGCGAAAAAATATATTACGACTACGTCATTAATGCGACCGGGCCAAAGCTCAATTTCGCGGCCACCGAAGGTTTGGGACCAGAAGCGGGCAACACCGTTTCAGTGTGTACTGCCAACCATGCAGATCATGCAGCTAAAGAACTGGCAAAAGTCATCGATAAAATGCGCGCCGGACAGCGCCAAACGCTCGTGATTGGAACCGGTCACGGTACGTGTACGTGCGAAGGAGCAGCATTTGAATACACGTTCAACGTCGAACATACCGTTCGGCAAGCCGGCGTACGCGATATGGCAGATATTATCTATTTCACCAACGAAGCTGAACTCGGTGACTTCGGAATTGGCGGTATGACTTTCCTTGAAAACGGATACAAAACAGATGCCAAGATCCTGACCGAATCCCTCTATCGCGAACGAGGCGTCCTACCTATCGTTGGCGCCCACCCACATAAGATTGACAAAGATACCATCTACTATGAAACCCTAGATGGCAAGCACCACGAGTTGCGCTATGACTTTGCCATGTTACTCCCGCCTTTTGGTGGCGCCGGAATTAAAGCCTACGATGCTCACGGCGAAGATAAAACAGATCAACTCTTCATGCCCAACGGATTCATGAAAGTCGATGCCGACTACACCAAGAAACCGTTCGAAGAATGGAAGGCCTCCGATTGGCCATCAACCTACGAAGTTCCTGGCTATAACAATATCTTTGCAATCGGTATTGCCTTTGCGCCTCCCCATCAACTCTCGCGCCCACAAACCACCCCGAATGGCACCTTGATAGCGCCTTCGCCTCCGCGCACCGGTATGCCATCAGGAGCCATGGGCAAGGCCGTAGCAATTACCATTGCTAACCGGCTAAAGAACCCACAAGCACCCGCCGAACATGCGTCGATGGCCGACATGGGTGCAGCCTGTGTAGCATCTGCTGGAACTGGCTTGTTTAAAGGCTCAGCAGCTGCGATGACGCAGCGTCCAATCGTCCCCAACTTCGACCGTTATCCAACCGGGCGAGATTTGAAACATACCAAGGGCGAAATCGGTCTCCACGGGCATTGGGTCAAACTCATGTTGCACTATTTGTTCATCTACAAAGCCAAAGCTAAGTTTGGCTGGCCATTGATTCCGGAGTGA
- a CDS encoding Nif3-like dinuclear metal center hexameric protein, which translates to MSITVADVIAVMESVFEPRLAEEWDRIGLVAGDPHTRVSRIGFAVDPCQATVAEAVARQADMLITHHPLFLRGTSTVATTTAKGSWVHTLIKNDIALYAAHTNADAAPTGSAVALGKLLQLENMRPLAPNPNQPELGIGRVGELPLTMSVRELAQRLHGLLPHTQPGVLVGGDPEKIVRTVALSPGSGDSFLAAANEAGADVYICADLRHHPATDHLWSGGCALIGLTHFASEWPVLPAMAQAITDSLDVDTYISTIVTDPWTLRI; encoded by the coding sequence ATGTCGATCACTGTTGCAGATGTTATAGCCGTTATGGAGAGCGTGTTTGAGCCACGCCTCGCAGAAGAATGGGATCGGATCGGTCTTGTTGCCGGCGATCCGCACACCCGCGTTTCCCGAATCGGATTTGCGGTAGATCCCTGTCAAGCCACCGTCGCTGAGGCTGTAGCACGGCAAGCAGATATGCTCATCACTCACCATCCGTTGTTTTTACGCGGCACGTCCACAGTAGCGACGACGACGGCGAAGGGCTCGTGGGTACACACGCTGATAAAGAACGATATCGCTTTATACGCTGCTCACACGAACGCCGATGCCGCACCAACCGGATCAGCTGTTGCGCTTGGCAAGCTCTTGCAGTTAGAAAACATGCGCCCACTGGCACCGAACCCCAACCAGCCAGAGCTAGGAATCGGGCGCGTAGGTGAACTACCGCTGACCATGTCGGTACGCGAACTGGCTCAACGGTTACACGGATTACTGCCACACACCCAGCCGGGCGTTTTAGTCGGAGGAGATCCAGAAAAAATCGTGCGCACAGTTGCTCTCTCGCCCGGGTCAGGGGATTCATTCTTGGCCGCTGCCAACGAGGCTGGAGCAGACGTATATATTTGTGCAGACCTGCGCCACCATCCGGCAACAGATCATTTGTGGAGTGGGGGATGTGCTTTAATTGGTTTAACCCACTTCGCCTCCGAATGGCCAGTTCTTCCCGCGATGGCACAGGCAATCACTGATAGCCTTGACGTAGATACCTATATTTCGACCATCGTCACCGACCCGTGGACTCTTCGGATCTGA
- a CDS encoding zinc ribbon domain-containing protein — translation MYHAPRADQLALLDVVELDSAIARLNRDNLRHPLREEVGQIMNLIAAVGREIVQAEEDLQASQAALDEASAASERARAVVVEKEQRLNAGTGMDSRQLLTLQSEIETNRAQLEEAENAEYEILEQLEKLESQLADARERHTNLNAELVKQRALLEDDVDDIERQRNDIQIRRDSIYGVLAEPLKRAYEHAVAHGGLTVIALRPDGSTSGGVELSPIEVSQIRQSDPDTFHISDDYGCIVIRDPDFPLT, via the coding sequence ATGTATCACGCACCTCGCGCCGACCAGCTCGCCCTCCTTGACGTTGTCGAGCTAGATTCTGCCATTGCTCGTCTTAATCGAGACAATTTGCGCCATCCTTTGCGCGAAGAAGTAGGGCAGATCATGAATCTTATTGCAGCCGTTGGGCGAGAAATCGTTCAAGCCGAAGAAGACCTCCAGGCAAGCCAGGCCGCACTTGACGAAGCAAGTGCAGCTAGTGAGCGGGCGCGCGCCGTCGTCGTCGAAAAAGAACAGCGGTTAAATGCTGGTACCGGGATGGACTCCCGGCAACTGTTAACGTTGCAAAGTGAGATTGAAACTAACCGCGCGCAGCTAGAAGAAGCCGAAAACGCCGAATATGAGATTTTGGAACAGCTCGAGAAGCTCGAATCACAGTTAGCTGATGCGCGTGAACGGCACACCAATCTCAATGCTGAACTGGTTAAGCAGCGTGCGCTCTTGGAAGACGACGTCGACGATATTGAGCGCCAGCGCAACGATATCCAGATTCGTCGCGACTCAATCTATGGAGTGCTTGCCGAGCCACTCAAACGGGCCTATGAACATGCGGTTGCTCACGGGGGCCTGACAGTGATCGCATTGCGTCCGGACGGCTCTACCAGTGGTGGGGTAGAGCTCTCGCCGATTGAAGTAAGCCAGATCCGGCAATCAGATCCAGATACATTCCATATCAGTGACGATTACGGCTGTATTGTGATTAGAGATCCAGATTTTCCACTAACGTAA
- a CDS encoding YaaA family protein: MLILLPPSEGKTQPSHGPALDVDSLAFPQFSEVRRKLITELIAVSQRDDALKILNVGSRLAHEVDRQRALWELPCAPASQVYTGVLFNALDFASATAADMKRADNHILIFSGLFGLTRPSDLIPAYRLAMGTVLPDAGNTKTLWKKAFKNAEFAGHELVIDARSSAYRVWDPPHEAEHVLINAVRIKNGERKVVSHNAKHYRGLLAGALIRSKTVVEDGEELAQFAHSLIDDGVITGVELDPPGKTRTLTLVENLDL, from the coding sequence GTGCTTATTCTTTTACCGCCCTCTGAGGGCAAAACTCAACCTTCTCACGGCCCAGCTCTAGACGTAGATTCCTTAGCTTTCCCGCAGTTTAGCGAGGTTCGCCGAAAGCTCATCACTGAGCTGATAGCCGTATCACAGCGAGATGATGCGTTAAAGATCCTCAACGTGGGAAGCCGGCTCGCTCATGAGGTTGATCGGCAACGTGCCCTGTGGGAGTTACCGTGTGCCCCGGCATCACAGGTCTATACCGGTGTGCTATTCAATGCGCTTGACTTTGCCAGCGCCACCGCGGCAGATATGAAACGCGCCGATAACCATATCCTGATATTTTCTGGTCTTTTCGGGCTCACGCGCCCTTCAGATCTGATTCCTGCTTATCGCCTAGCGATGGGCACGGTGCTACCCGATGCTGGAAACACAAAAACGTTATGGAAGAAAGCATTCAAAAATGCTGAGTTTGCAGGCCACGAGCTGGTGATCGACGCTCGCTCTAGCGCCTATCGGGTATGGGATCCGCCGCACGAGGCTGAGCACGTGCTTATTAACGCGGTGCGAATCAAGAACGGCGAACGTAAAGTTGTCTCCCATAATGCAAAGCATTACCGCGGACTACTCGCCGGGGCTTTGATCCGCAGCAAAACTGTTGTTGAAGATGGCGAAGAACTCGCCCAGTTCGCTCATAGTCTCATTGATGATGGGGTGATCACCGGCGTCGAACTCGATCCACCGGGCAAAACACGTACCCTTACGTTAGTGGAAAATCTGGATCTCTAA
- the ppgK gene encoding polyphosphate--glucose phosphotransferase: MTTPLSAQAIGVDIGGSGIKGAIVNTATGEFIGEEKRIPTPELAKPEVIADIVSQIVDSFDMEPNIPVGVTFPAPIINGVCPLVANLSQDFVGMNVAELMSAHVGRPVVVLNDADAAGLAEAEFGAAHGQDGTTIVLTLGTGIGSALVRDGMLVPNTEMGHILLPNGLKAEKWAASSIRTKENLSLEQWAQRLQDVIDMVEMLFSPDTLILGGGISTRFDEFSGFLSTRADLEPARLFNTAGIAGAALVAAQEQA; this comes from the coding sequence ATGACTACCCCACTTTCGGCTCAAGCTATTGGTGTTGATATCGGTGGCTCAGGGATTAAAGGCGCAATCGTCAATACTGCCACTGGTGAATTTATTGGCGAAGAAAAGCGCATCCCCACCCCGGAACTAGCTAAGCCGGAGGTTATTGCAGATATTGTTTCCCAAATCGTTGATTCCTTTGATATGGAACCAAACATTCCTGTTGGTGTTACCTTCCCAGCACCAATCATCAACGGCGTATGCCCACTGGTGGCAAATTTAAGCCAAGATTTCGTGGGAATGAACGTTGCGGAATTGATGAGTGCGCACGTTGGCCGGCCCGTCGTTGTTCTTAACGACGCCGATGCAGCTGGTCTTGCCGAAGCCGAGTTTGGCGCAGCACATGGCCAAGACGGTACCACTATCGTCTTGACTCTGGGAACTGGTATTGGTTCAGCCTTGGTGCGCGATGGAATGCTCGTACCGAACACCGAAATGGGCCATATCTTACTGCCCAACGGTCTCAAGGCAGAAAAGTGGGCAGCTTCTTCGATTCGCACCAAAGAAAACCTCTCCCTAGAACAGTGGGCGCAACGGCTCCAAGATGTTATCGATATGGTAGAAATGCTGTTCTCCCCCGATACCCTTATTTTAGGTGGCGGAATTTCAACGCGTTTTGATGAGTTCTCTGGATTCTTATCCACTCGTGCTGACCTTGAACCGGCGCGGCTATTTAACACTGCTGGCATTGCTGGTGCAGCTCTCGTGGCTGCTCAAGAGCAAGCCTAA
- the map gene encoding type I methionyl aminopeptidase produces the protein MQAHTLVPGTLSPKRRVPPSIERPEYLFHDGPEVVTASDVKDAETIERIRLSSQIAADALYLAGAAVRPGITTDELDRIAHEYICDMGAYPSCLDYMGFPKSICTSINEVICHGIPDSTELREGDIINLDVTAYKNGVHGDTNAMFYAGEVDQESRDLCERTYNAMMRGIRAVKPGRRINVIGRVIESYAKRFGYGDVEDYTGHGVGEAFHSGLIVPHYDAAPNFDDEIKVGMVFTVEPMLTLGTHRWDQWDDGWTVVTADRKRSAQWEHTIVVTETGAEILTLPTQGQTSPAMPR, from the coding sequence ATGCAAGCTCATACTTTGGTACCCGGTACCCTGTCGCCTAAACGTCGCGTTCCACCGTCAATTGAACGTCCAGAATATCTTTTCCATGATGGCCCCGAAGTTGTTACCGCCTCAGATGTTAAAGATGCAGAAACGATTGAACGCATTCGCCTGTCTTCCCAGATTGCTGCCGATGCTCTCTATCTTGCCGGAGCGGCAGTGCGCCCCGGGATCACCACCGACGAACTTGATCGCATTGCACACGAATACATTTGTGATATGGGTGCCTATCCTTCGTGTTTGGACTATATGGGCTTCCCGAAATCTATTTGCACTTCGATTAATGAAGTGATCTGCCACGGGATTCCCGATTCAACTGAGCTTCGCGAAGGCGATATTATCAATTTAGATGTCACCGCCTACAAAAACGGTGTACACGGTGATACCAACGCCATGTTTTATGCCGGAGAAGTAGATCAAGAATCACGCGATCTGTGCGAACGTACCTATAATGCGATGATGCGCGGTATCCGGGCAGTAAAGCCAGGGCGCAGGATTAACGTGATCGGGCGTGTTATTGAATCATATGCCAAACGTTTCGGCTATGGTGACGTCGAAGATTATACCGGGCACGGAGTTGGCGAAGCATTCCACTCTGGTCTCATCGTCCCCCACTACGATGCTGCACCCAACTTTGATGATGAGATCAAAGTTGGCATGGTTTTTACCGTAGAACCAATGTTAACTCTTGGCACCCATCGGTGGGACCAGTGGGATGACGGCTGGACTGTGGTTACCGCAGACCGCAAGCGCAGTGCGCAATGGGAACACACCATCGTCGTAACCGAAACTGGCGCTGAAATTCTTACGCTGCCCACCCAAGGCCAAACGTCGCCAGCTATGCCACGTTAA
- the panB gene encoding 3-methyl-2-oxobutanoate hydroxymethyltransferase: MTIKRVRAHHLAQMKAEGTPITMLTSYDAITTRIFDEAGTDMLLVGDSYANVMLGFDSTTQVGIDEMVLATSAVARVARRAFVVADLPFGSYETSPADAVANAVKLIRAGASAVKLEGGVRMAPTIEAIVRAGINVVAHIGYTPQSENALGGPRVQGRGDSADQVRKDAVAVAEAGAIAVVLELVPAAVATQITKDLAIPTIGIGAGEHTDGQVLVWTDMAGMTDWQPSFVKVFGDVGQELKKAALAYNAAVRARTFPDDQHRFND, translated from the coding sequence ATGACAATCAAGCGCGTACGTGCTCATCATTTGGCGCAGATGAAAGCCGAAGGTACCCCGATTACTATGCTTACGTCATATGACGCAATCACTACTCGTATTTTTGATGAGGCGGGTACCGATATGCTTCTTGTTGGCGATTCGTATGCCAATGTGATGCTCGGTTTTGATTCAACGACGCAGGTTGGAATCGATGAGATGGTTCTGGCTACAAGCGCTGTGGCGCGCGTAGCACGCCGTGCTTTCGTCGTCGCCGATCTGCCGTTTGGATCCTACGAAACCTCGCCAGCTGATGCGGTCGCTAATGCGGTTAAACTTATTCGTGCGGGAGCCTCTGCGGTCAAGCTAGAAGGCGGAGTGCGCATGGCGCCTACGATTGAAGCTATTGTGCGTGCCGGTATCAACGTTGTTGCCCACATCGGCTACACGCCTCAGTCAGAAAATGCTCTGGGTGGTCCGCGAGTCCAAGGCCGTGGCGATAGTGCCGATCAGGTGCGCAAAGATGCGGTTGCCGTAGCTGAAGCTGGTGCGATCGCCGTCGTTTTAGAATTAGTACCTGCTGCGGTAGCTACCCAGATCACTAAAGATCTAGCGATTCCAACTATCGGTATCGGTGCCGGTGAACATACCGATGGCCAAGTTTTAGTGTGGACTGATATGGCTGGAATGACTGACTGGCAACCCTCGTTCGTCAAGGTTTTCGGTGATGTTGGTCAAGAGCTCAAAAAGGCAGCGCTGGCATACAATGCAGCCGTGCGTGCCCGTACCTTCCCCGACGATCAGCATCGGTTTAATGACTAA
- a CDS encoding glutamine synthetase family protein, with amino-acid sequence MDTQQEHVIATVEEQKVRFIRLWFTDVTGTLKSVAIPPAELENAFSSGIGFDGSAIEGLSRVHEADMVIKPDASTFQILPWDESGEPCARMFCDIHTPDNQPARSDPRGVLRRALQRAAQAGFTFHVHPEVEFYLFQRQTHTNGDPIPIDNGSYFDHVSRPLAQSFRAQAVRELEQMGIPVEFSHHEAGPGQNEIDLRVADALTTADNLMSLRTVVEHVAITQGVEASFMPKPLIDQPGNGLHIHMSLFEGETNSFFDPLNDYSLSEIGTKFVAGILHHSREISAVTNQHINSYKRLWAGDEAPAYIAWGKNNRSALIRVPSFTSTEGHSARIEYRALDSAVNPYLAFAVILNAGLAGIEHDYEVPESIDTNINALSARERQIMGIEELPTSLHSAIKLAQKSELIASTLGEDAFDYFLRNKLREWNDYRQQITAFERKVQY; translated from the coding sequence ATGGACACTCAGCAAGAACATGTTATCGCTACGGTAGAAGAACAAAAAGTTCGTTTCATCAGACTGTGGTTCACCGACGTGACTGGCACGTTGAAATCAGTGGCTATTCCGCCAGCCGAGCTCGAAAATGCCTTCAGTTCTGGCATCGGTTTTGACGGCTCAGCAATCGAGGGCCTCTCGCGCGTCCACGAAGCAGATATGGTGATCAAACCCGACGCCTCCACTTTCCAAATCCTGCCCTGGGACGAATCAGGTGAGCCATGTGCGCGCATGTTTTGCGATATTCACACTCCCGATAACCAACCAGCGCGTTCTGATCCCCGCGGCGTCCTACGTCGGGCACTGCAGCGCGCCGCCCAAGCCGGATTTACCTTCCACGTCCACCCAGAAGTCGAATTCTATCTCTTCCAACGCCAAACCCACACTAATGGAGACCCAATCCCAATCGATAATGGCTCCTATTTCGATCACGTCTCACGTCCACTAGCGCAAAGTTTTCGCGCTCAAGCTGTGCGTGAACTCGAACAAATGGGAATCCCCGTCGAATTCTCCCACCATGAAGCTGGCCCTGGTCAAAACGAAATTGACTTGCGGGTAGCAGATGCCCTAACCACAGCAGATAACCTCATGAGCCTGCGCACCGTGGTTGAGCATGTCGCAATAACCCAAGGTGTTGAAGCCTCATTCATGCCCAAACCCCTCATCGATCAACCCGGCAACGGCCTCCACATTCACATGTCGTTATTCGAAGGTGAAACTAACTCCTTCTTTGATCCCCTCAACGACTACAGCCTGTCTGAGATCGGAACCAAATTCGTTGCAGGGATTCTCCACCATTCACGTGAAATATCTGCCGTGACCAACCAACACATCAACTCCTACAAACGCCTATGGGCAGGCGATGAAGCCCCAGCCTATATCGCCTGGGGAAAGAATAACCGCTCCGCACTCATCCGCGTCCCTAGCTTTACCTCCACCGAAGGCCACAGTGCGCGCATCGAATACCGTGCACTCGACTCCGCCGTCAACCCCTACCTTGCGTTCGCCGTCATCTTAAACGCCGGCCTAGCAGGCATCGAACATGACTACGAAGTCCCCGAATCAATCGACACCAACATTAACGCCTTAAGCGCTCGCGAACGCCAGATTATGGGAATCGAAGAATTACCAACCTCGCTACACTCAGCAATCAAACTCGCCCAAAAATCTGAGCTTATCGCCTCAACCTTAGGCGAAGACGCCTTCGACTATTTTCTACGCAACAAACTACGCGAATGGAATGACTACCGCCAACAAATCACAGCCTTTGAACGCAAAGTCCAATACTGA